The genomic region ATTGTTGAATTTTACTACAAGGATGACGCGCTGGGTGATCCTTTGGTGGCCGAAGAACATGTCATTGCCTTTGGCTGGGCTAGTCAGCAAGATTTGGACGATATGGTCGCCTTGGGCTTGCGGGTGAATGATTTCCTGTCTGGCCTGATGATGGGTGTCGGCATCAAATTGGTGGATTTCAAAATCGAAATTGGCCGCATTTGGGAGGGCGATTATATGCGCCTGATCGTGGCCGATGAAATCAGCCCCGATAGCTGCCGCCTGTGGGATATGAAAACGGGCCAGAAGTTGGACAAAGACGTCTTCCGCCGTGATTTGGGCGATTTAGCAGATGCCTATACCGAGGTGGCCAAGCGCCTTGGCGTTTTGCCTGATCAGGGCACGGTGTCAGGCCCGACATTGGTGAATTAAGCGAAGCCCCGCTTCGCAGATAGAACGTAGACAGAAAGGCAAAAGCAATGCGCGCAACCGTGACCGTGATGTTGAAGCAGGGGGTTCTTGATCCACAAGGCGAGGCGGTGCGCCATGCGCTGGGCGCTTTGGGCTTTGAGGGTGTTTCGGGTGTGCGGCAGGGTAAAGTGATCGAACTTGATCTGGCCGATGGCACCACCGAAGACCAAATCCGCGAGATGTGCGAAAAGCTTTTGGCCAATACTGTGATCGAAAGCTACCAAATCGCGATCAGCTAAAGGGGTCTGTCGATGCGTGCTGCCATCCTGCGTGAATATAACAAAGACCTGTCGATTGAGACTGTGTCAGACCCTGAATGCCCCGAAGACGGGGTGATCCTCAAAGTTCTGGCTTGTGGTGTTTGTCGCTCTGACTGGCATGGTTGGGTGGGGGAACACCCACGCATCAAACCCGGTCAAATCGGCGGGCATGAATATTGCGGCGAAGTGATCGAAGCAGGACCGCGCGCCACCTACAAAAAGGGGGATCGTTTGGTTGCCCCCTTTATTCTCTCCTGCGGCTCTTGCCCGACCTGTCAATCTGGCGCGGGTCATACCTGCCCCAATCAACGCTTGCCGGGCTTTACTGAGCCGGGCGCCTTTGCCGAATATGTCGCCGTTCCTTTTGATCATAATCTTGCGCGCTTGCCCGAAACGCTGTCACCGACTGTTGCGGCGGGGCTAGGGTGTCGTGTGACAACATCATGGCACGCGCTGACGGGGCGCGCGGCCGTGCAGGCGGGGGAATGGGTCGCGGTGCATGGCACGGGCGGCATTGGCCTTTCTGCCGCGATTTTGGCCAAGGCGCTTGGGGCTTTTGTGGTTGTCGTAGATGTCGTGCAGGAAAAGATCGACCATGCCCTGTCTTTGGGTATTGATGCAGGGGTGAACGCCCGTGATGGCGATGTCGCGGCCAAGATCATCGAAATCACCAAGGGCGGCGCACATGTCGGCATCGAGGCCCTCGGGATCGAGGCCACGGTTGCAGGCTCTATTGGATGTTTGCGCCCCTTGGGGCGTCATGTCCAGGTGGGCATGCCCGTAGGGCATACAGCCCAGATGCAGATTGATATGAACACGGTCTATATGCGCAATCTGGCCCTTTACGGCACGCGTGGCATGCCCTCTTGGCGGTATCCAAGTCTCTTGGGTCTGATCGAGGCAGGGCGGGTGGATATGTCCCCCCTGATTGCGCGGGAAATCCCGCTTTCGCAAACAGGGGCCGAGCTTGCCGCATTTAATGGCCCAACACCGCCCGGTGTGGCGGTCATCACTGATTTTACGTCCTGACGAAAGGAACCCCCAAAGATGAAAGCCGCCGTTCTTGTGTTTCCCGGATCGAATTGTGACCGCGATCTGAAGCGCGCCTTTGAACAGGCGGGCTTTTCCGTGGATATGGTCTGGCACAAGGACACCAAACTGCCTGAAGGGGTGGATTTGGTCGGTGTTCCGGGCGGGTTTTCTTATGGCGATTATTTGCGTTGCGGCGCGATTGCCGCGCAATCGCCCATTTCAGGCGCGTTAAAATCCCATGCGGATCGGGGCGGGTATGTGTTTGGGGTTTGCAACGGGTTCCAAATCTTGACGGAGACCAAATTGCTGCCCGGTGCGCTGCTGCAAAATATGTCGACCCGCTATATTTGCGAAACGGTTGGGTTGCGCGTGGAAAACACGCAAAGCGCCTTCACCACCGCCTATGAACAGGGCGCTGTGATCGAGGTGCCAATCGCGCATCATGAGGGAAATTATCAAGCCGATGCAGAGACGCTTGCGCGCTTGAACGGCGAGGGCCAGGTGGCATTTCGCTATATCGAAAACCCCAATGGCGCGGTCGAGGATATTGCAGGCATCTTGTCAGAAAACCGCCGCGTTTTGGGGATGATGCCGCATCCCGAGCGCGCCTGCGAGCCATTGCATGGCGGCACGGATGGTGCAGGCGTTTTTGCTGGTTTGGCACAGGCCTTGGTTGCGGCCTAGCGCGGCTCTGCCATCGGCAAGACATCGCGCAAGCGTGATCTAATCTTCTTGTCTGGCCTGCAGGGCGCGCGTAGGTTTGCGCCATGAGCCTAAACACACGCCCCACTCTTGAACCCCGCCGCTTGCGTGCCTTACCACGCCTCAGTGGCGTTTGGGTTTTACGCCTTTTCTTGGCGCTGTTCTTGGTGGGCTTTATCGTCACCATCTGGGCGGCCAACCTGTTTTTGACCGAGCGCCTGACCGAAAGCACCCGCAACCGCGCAGAAATTCGATTGGCGCTCTATTCTGGCACGATCATGTCAGAGCTACAGCGCAGCTCTGTCGTGCCGCTGTTGTTATCGCGCGACCCTGTCCTCATCACCGCGCTGCGCGAGGGGGAATTTACGGCCACCTCACAACGCCTGATTTCTTATTTGGATGAAATCGGGGCGGCCTCTTTTGTGCTTCTAAACCGCTCGGGCCGTGTTGTTGCTGCGACAGACCGCGCGCGGCTTGGGGAATTGCGCGCAAGCGAGCCCTTTTTTGTGCAAGCGGTGCGCAGCGCAGATACGGTCTTTACCTCAAACGAACCTGCCACTGGGCGGTATGACTTTACCTTTTCGCGCCATATCACTGATAACAATCAGCTTTTAGGCGTGATCATGGTCGAGGTGAACTTGGCCCGTGTGGTCGAACAATGGCGCGGGGCATCCGAGGCTGTGTTCATCACCCAAGGGTCAGGCGAGATCATTTTGGCAACCGAACCCCGTTGGCGTGGCTTGATTGAGGCGGATGCCTTGGCCCGCCAAGATGCCCCATCGGCCATTCGCCGCGCCATTGAGAATGCGGGCGATTGGGCCTTTGGCGAGGAGGGGTATGTGTTTGGCGATGACACGCTGCGCCTTGCCCAAGATATGCCCTTTCGCGGGTGGGAAATCGTGTCCTACACTGCCTATGCCTCGGTGCGTGAGCGGGTGAACGGGGTATTGGCCCTTTTGACAATGGGCTTTGCCCTTGTGCTTGCTGGCGCGTTTTACCTGTTGTCGCGCCGCGCGCGGTTGCAAACGGCCGTGTTTCAACGCGAAAGTGCGGAATTGCGCCGCCTCAATGACCGCCTCAGCCGCGAGATTGCCGAGCGCGAAAAAGCGCAGCGCGATTTGGAGCAGGCCGAATTATCGCTAGCGCAGAGCCAGAAATTGGCCGCTTTGGGGGAAATGTCCGCTGCTGTCAGCCATGAGTTGAACCAACCGCTTGCGGCCATGAAAACCTATCTGGCAGGGGCGAAATTGCTGTTGCAGCGCCGCCGCCCTGATGAGGCGATGTCCTCCTTTCAGCGCATTGACGATCTGATTGAACGCATGGGGGCGATCACGCGGCAGCTCAAATCCTATGCCCGCAAGGGCGGCGACAGTTTTGCCCCCGTTGATCTGCGCGATGCGATCACAGGCGCGATGACCATGATGGAGCCGCAAATGCGGCAGATGAAGGTGGAAATTGCACAAATCATCCCCAATCAGCCTGTGATGATCTTGGGCGATATCGTGCGGTTGGAACAGGTGATAATCAATCTGTTGCGCAACGCCCTTGATGCGATGAAAGGCCAAGAGACGCGGCGCATTGAAATCCTTTTGGCCGAAGGGGATGAGGCGGTTCTCTCGGTGCGTGACAACGGGGCAGGGATCGAAGATTTAGATCAACTCTTCGAGCCGTTTTACACCACCAAGAAGCCTGGTGAAGGGGTGGGGCTTGGCCTTGCGATTTCTTCGGGCATTGTCACTGATTTTGGGGGCCGTTTGCGCGCACGCAACAGCGACACAGGCGGCGCGGTATTTGAAATCAGGCTGCCGCGTCATCAGATAAAGGGGGCCGCAGAATAGGCGGCGAAAGGATCGGGTTGGAATGAAAGTTGTGATTGTCGATGACGAGCAGGATATGCGCCAATCGATCAGCCAATGGTTGGCCCTTTCTGGGTTTGAAACCGAAACCTATGGCAGCGCAGAAGAGGCGCTCAAAGAGATCACATCCGATTTCGCGGGCATTGTTATCAGTGACATTCGTATGCCCGGCATGGATGGGATGGCCTTTCTCAAACGGCTGAATTCTATCGATCACAGCCTGCCAGTGATCATGATCACGGGCCATGGCGATGTGCCAATGGCGGTCGAGGCGATGCGCATCGGCGCTTTTGATTTTCTCGAAAAACCCTTTGATCCCGAAAAGATGAGCAGCCTTGCCAAACGCGCGATCCAAGCGCGGCGTTTGACCCTTGATAATCGCTCGCTCAGGCGGGAACTCAGCGATGGCACAGGGATCATGCGCCGCTTGGTGGGCACAAGCCCCGCGATGGAACGGCTGCGCGAGGATATTCTCGACCTTGGCCAAGCCGATGGTCACGTTCTGATCACAGGCGAGACGGGCACGGGCAAAACCCTTGTCGCCCATGCCCTGCACGCGGTCGGCCCCCGCGCGGGCAAACCCTTTGTCACCGTCACCTGTGGCGCGCAGGACGAGGCGCAGTTGCGCAGCCTGATCTTTGGCGCAGAAGAAAACGATCTGGCCCGTCCCGCCCTAGAGGCCGCACGCGGCGGCACATTGGTGCTTGAGGATGTCGAAACCCTCAGCGATGCGCTGCAGGCGCGGCTGCTCTCGGCCTTGGACGAGGCGCAAAGCGCGGGCCGCGATCTGCGCATCATTGCCATTTGTAACGGGGCCGAAGGGGCCGCGGGCTGCGAGGCGGCGCTCAGGCCCGATCTGTTTTTCCGCTTGGCCGCGATGCGCATCGCGCTGCCCCCCTTGCGGCAGCGCGGCGAGGATGTGCTGACACTGTTCGCACAATTCGCTGAAAATTACGCCGAAGAATACGGCACCGACCCGATCCACCCCAATGCCCAAGAGACCGCGCAGATGTTGCAGGCCCCATGGCCGGGAAACCTGCGTCAATTGCTGAACTTGGCTGAACGCGCCACGCTGCAAGCCCGCCGTGGCGCGGCCTCGATCACGGCGCTGTTGATGAACGACACGACCGAGGTGGTGCCGCAGGATATGGGCGAGGGCAAACCCCTCAAAGAATATGTCGAGGCGTTCGAGCGGATGCTGATCGACAACACCATGCGCCGCCACCGCGGCTCCATCGCTGCCGTGATGGAGGAACTCAGCCTACCACGGCGCACCCTGAACGAGAAAATGGCGAAATACGGGTTGAGCAGGTCGGATTATTTGTGAGGGGGGGGCGATATGGGCGGGAAGTGGAAGTTCGCTGCACAGGCGAAAGTGTTAAGGCCAGTTGGTCAAAGCAGGCATTTGCTTGGAGCTTCACAATACTCTCGGAACCGCGCCCAAGGACGAGTTCCCCCGATCCATAGATGCAGTATTCTAAAGTATTATGATGAATCCATTTTTTAGATTTACCATGGTGGTAACGTGCAAAAAGAACCGAGAACTGAGCGCGAGATATTTGAAGACCTTGTAAAACTTTGCACGCGCCCAGGTTATGTGCATGCCATTGCTTACCTTTGCTTCCGAGACAATGTCATCCGCTACACAAAGGATGTTTCGGGAAAAGACTTTGCAAAAGTGCGACCGTTCGAGCGGCTGATCCGCAACGAAATCAATGCCCTCATCGGCTGCATGGTCAAAGCAGACCTTGATTGGTCACTCCCAGAACCGGCGACAATGAACGAGTTGATCGAGTCATCGGATAGTCTTCTTGCCGAATACCACGACAGAATGAGGGCAGATGCTTATGCGGGCATGTCAGCTGAAGCAGTTCAATCTGGGTTTGACCCAACTTCCACTGGTGAAGCGCTTAGGGAAGCGGTCTTCTATGCAGCGGAGT from Rhodobacterales bacterium HKCCA1288 harbors:
- the purQ gene encoding phosphoribosylformylglycinamidine synthase subunit PurQ; amino-acid sequence: MKAAVLVFPGSNCDRDLKRAFEQAGFSVDMVWHKDTKLPEGVDLVGVPGGFSYGDYLRCGAIAAQSPISGALKSHADRGGYVFGVCNGFQILTETKLLPGALLQNMSTRYICETVGLRVENTQSAFTTAYEQGAVIEVPIAHHEGNYQADAETLARLNGEGQVAFRYIENPNGAVEDIAGILSENRRVLGMMPHPERACEPLHGGTDGAGVFAGLAQALVAA
- a CDS encoding sensor histidine kinase, which encodes MSLNTRPTLEPRRLRALPRLSGVWVLRLFLALFLVGFIVTIWAANLFLTERLTESTRNRAEIRLALYSGTIMSELQRSSVVPLLLSRDPVLITALREGEFTATSQRLISYLDEIGAASFVLLNRSGRVVAATDRARLGELRASEPFFVQAVRSADTVFTSNEPATGRYDFTFSRHITDNNQLLGVIMVEVNLARVVEQWRGASEAVFITQGSGEIILATEPRWRGLIEADALARQDAPSAIRRAIENAGDWAFGEEGYVFGDDTLRLAQDMPFRGWEIVSYTAYASVRERVNGVLALLTMGFALVLAGAFYLLSRRARLQTAVFQRESAELRRLNDRLSREIAEREKAQRDLEQAELSLAQSQKLAALGEMSAAVSHELNQPLAAMKTYLAGAKLLLQRRRPDEAMSSFQRIDDLIERMGAITRQLKSYARKGGDSFAPVDLRDAITGAMTMMEPQMRQMKVEIAQIIPNQPVMILGDIVRLEQVIINLLRNALDAMKGQETRRIEILLAEGDEAVLSVRDNGAGIEDLDQLFEPFYTTKKPGEGVGLGLAISSGIVTDFGGRLRARNSDTGGAVFEIRLPRHQIKGAAE
- a CDS encoding sigma-54-dependent Fis family transcriptional regulator, producing MKVVIVDDEQDMRQSISQWLALSGFETETYGSAEEALKEITSDFAGIVISDIRMPGMDGMAFLKRLNSIDHSLPVIMITGHGDVPMAVEAMRIGAFDFLEKPFDPEKMSSLAKRAIQARRLTLDNRSLRRELSDGTGIMRRLVGTSPAMERLREDILDLGQADGHVLITGETGTGKTLVAHALHAVGPRAGKPFVTVTCGAQDEAQLRSLIFGAEENDLARPALEAARGGTLVLEDVETLSDALQARLLSALDEAQSAGRDLRIIAICNGAEGAAGCEAALRPDLFFRLAAMRIALPPLRQRGEDVLTLFAQFAENYAEEYGTDPIHPNAQETAQMLQAPWPGNLRQLLNLAERATLQARRGAASITALLMNDTTEVVPQDMGEGKPLKEYVEAFERMLIDNTMRRHRGSIAAVMEELSLPRRTLNEKMAKYGLSRSDYL
- the purS gene encoding phosphoribosylformylglycinamidine synthase subunit PurS, which gives rise to MRATVTVMLKQGVLDPQGEAVRHALGALGFEGVSGVRQGKVIELDLADGTTEDQIREMCEKLLANTVIESYQIAIS
- a CDS encoding phosphoribosylaminoimidazolesuccinocarboxamide synthase, producing MARRKKIYEGKAKILYEGPEPGTLVQYFKDDATAFNAEKRATIDGKGVLNNRLSEFFMSGLNAIGVPTHFIRRLNMREQLIRSVEIIPLEVVIRNVAAGSISKRLGIEEGTALPRPIVEFYYKDDALGDPLVAEEHVIAFGWASQQDLDDMVALGLRVNDFLSGLMMGVGIKLVDFKIEIGRIWEGDYMRLIVADEISPDSCRLWDMKTGQKLDKDVFRRDLGDLADAYTEVAKRLGVLPDQGTVSGPTLVN
- a CDS encoding alcohol dehydrogenase catalytic domain-containing protein codes for the protein MRAAILREYNKDLSIETVSDPECPEDGVILKVLACGVCRSDWHGWVGEHPRIKPGQIGGHEYCGEVIEAGPRATYKKGDRLVAPFILSCGSCPTCQSGAGHTCPNQRLPGFTEPGAFAEYVAVPFDHNLARLPETLSPTVAAGLGCRVTTSWHALTGRAAVQAGEWVAVHGTGGIGLSAAILAKALGAFVVVVDVVQEKIDHALSLGIDAGVNARDGDVAAKIIEITKGGAHVGIEALGIEATVAGSIGCLRPLGRHVQVGMPVGHTAQMQIDMNTVYMRNLALYGTRGMPSWRYPSLLGLIEAGRVDMSPLIAREIPLSQTGAELAAFNGPTPPGVAVITDFTS